One Candidatus Eisenbacteria bacterium genomic region harbors:
- a CDS encoding dihydrodipicolinate synthase family protein has translation MRRIQGILPAVPTPFRGGEPGLDLLERLIEGLVPTGLAGFLVLGSNGEAFSLTDAERGEVLKAARRAIPRDKVFLAGCGAESTRVAQDRVAQAADAGADAALVLTPHYLRSCMRPEGFFRHFSELADDAKLPIYLYNIPQFTGVTLDVDVVARLSKHPNVHGMKDSSGNVTYLTQIASAAAKDFALLVGSDKVLAAGLLMGGAGGILALANVAPRECVRLFELCRAGKWDEASVLQASLLPVGTMVTSRFGVPGLKAALKLQGRDAGDPRLPLLPLAPAEIAEIEKVFRAAGSTT, from the coding sequence ATGCGACGCATCCAGGGCATTCTCCCGGCCGTGCCCACTCCGTTCCGGGGCGGCGAGCCGGGCCTCGACCTGCTGGAACGGCTGATCGAAGGGTTGGTCCCCACCGGGCTGGCCGGCTTCCTGGTCCTGGGCTCCAACGGCGAGGCCTTCTCGCTCACCGACGCGGAGCGCGGGGAGGTGCTGAAGGCCGCCCGGCGCGCGATTCCGCGCGACAAGGTGTTCCTCGCCGGCTGCGGCGCGGAGTCCACGCGGGTCGCACAGGACCGCGTGGCGCAGGCCGCCGACGCCGGCGCCGACGCTGCGCTGGTGCTCACCCCGCACTACCTGCGTTCCTGCATGCGCCCCGAAGGCTTCTTCCGCCACTTCTCCGAGCTGGCCGACGACGCGAAGCTGCCCATCTACCTCTACAACATCCCGCAGTTCACCGGCGTGACGCTGGACGTGGACGTGGTCGCCCGGCTCTCGAAGCACCCCAACGTGCACGGGATGAAGGACAGCTCCGGCAACGTCACCTACCTGACACAGATCGCTTCCGCAGCCGCGAAGGACTTCGCGCTGCTGGTGGGCTCCGACAAGGTGCTCGCGGCGGGCCTGCTGATGGGCGGCGCCGGCGGCATCCTGGCGCTGGCCAACGTGGCGCCGCGGGAGTGCGTGCGGCTCTTCGAGTTGTGCCGCGCTGGGAAGTGGGACGAGGCGTCGGTGCTCCAGGCGAGCCTGCTGCCGGTGGGCACCATGGTCACGTCGCGCTTCGGGGTGCCGGGTCTCAAGGCCGCGCTGAAGCTGCAGGGCCGCGACGCGGGCGATCCGCGGCTGCCGCTGCTGCCGCTGGCGCCCGCCGAGATTGCGGAGATCGAGAAGGTATTTCGGGCCGCGGGGAGCACCACATGA
- a CDS encoding glutaredoxin family protein gives MSPKKPELVMYATQWCLDCTRARRFLKARGVEWREVDVDEDEEADARALAHNGGARLLPVFEFGAGRVTVAPFDKAKLAAWLIEAGAADPAKLSGAGPSAPAP, from the coding sequence ATGAGCCCGAAGAAGCCGGAACTCGTGATGTACGCCACGCAGTGGTGCCTGGATTGCACCCGCGCGCGCCGGTTCCTCAAGGCCCGCGGGGTGGAATGGCGCGAGGTGGACGTGGATGAGGACGAGGAGGCGGACGCGCGGGCGCTGGCGCACAACGGGGGGGCCCGGCTGTTGCCGGTGTTCGAGTTCGGCGCGGGCCGCGTCACGGTGGCGCCGTTCGACAAGGCGAAGCTGGCGGCGTGGCTGATCGAGGCCGGCGCGGCCGACCCCGCGAAGCTCAGTGGCGCAGGACCATCTGCCCCAGCGCCGTGA
- a CDS encoding acyl-CoA thioesterase: MPPSRSPKSVRGLSAGRRRDFSPPGHARTCAESRVDMVEFVLPNDTNTHGNVLGGRVMHWIDLAAALSAMRFSGCAMVTASVDELHFLGPVHLGETAVLQAEVTQAWHTSVEVQVHVHAEDMRTGVRRPTTTAYLTFAALDEKGRPTPVPPIKLRTPAEERRSREADVRRARRQESRRRVLKEAGIGK, from the coding sequence ATGCCGCCCTCCAGGAGTCCGAAGTCTGTCAGAGGATTATCGGCAGGCCGCCGACGCGACTTCAGCCCCCCGGGGCATGCCCGCACCTGCGCCGAGAGCCGCGTGGACATGGTGGAGTTCGTGCTCCCCAACGACACCAACACCCACGGCAACGTGCTGGGGGGACGGGTGATGCACTGGATCGACCTGGCCGCCGCGCTCTCCGCGATGCGCTTTTCGGGATGCGCGATGGTGACCGCCTCGGTGGATGAACTGCACTTCCTGGGGCCCGTGCATCTCGGTGAGACTGCCGTGCTGCAGGCGGAGGTGACGCAGGCCTGGCACACCTCCGTGGAGGTCCAGGTGCACGTGCACGCGGAGGACATGCGCACCGGGGTGCGGCGCCCCACCACCACCGCCTATCTCACGTTCGCGGCTCTCGATGAGAAGGGCCGGCCCACGCCGGTGCCGCCCATCAAGCTGCGCACGCCGGCGGAGGAACGCCGTTCCCGCGAGGCCGACGTGCGGCGCGCCCGGCGGCAGGAGTCCCGGCGGCGGGTGCTGAAGGAAGCGGGGATCGGGAAGTAG
- a CDS encoding MFS transporter, which translates to MSDPTRRPSLEVAPLDSELPPPASAAQAEQERKGRLGMLCALHFANDAYSNFLGQLMPLLVVRFHLTLAAAGGLATTSAIMASLSQPFFGTLADRLRRPWFVVLGPLITGMFFSCLILAPGRGWLVALLVVGGLGSAIFHPQGATWAARWSGRHRARDMALFITGGSIGFSMGPVFVATALRVLGEKHIYLMALPGVLLTLALMPAFLRERAEIRHAASARGVDVRAVLGPMVMLFFVVVVRSGVNQALTNFLPLLLAHRGGDPMAGAVPTTLYLLAGALGGLAGGPLADRFGRRNVILWSMIPTAPCILGFLHLHGAASWACLMLSGLILQVSLPVNVVYAQELMPRQMSTVSGLMMGFAWGVSSLLLAPIGWTADHLGLTVALTTVAALPLVGALLAVLLPNDRGKGMAVPVA; encoded by the coding sequence ATGTCCGATCCCACGCGCCGCCCGTCCCTCGAGGTCGCTCCGCTCGATTCCGAGTTGCCGCCCCCCGCATCCGCGGCGCAGGCCGAGCAGGAGCGCAAGGGCCGCCTCGGGATGCTCTGCGCGCTCCACTTCGCCAATGACGCCTACTCCAACTTCCTCGGCCAGCTGATGCCGCTGCTGGTGGTGAGGTTCCACCTCACGCTGGCGGCCGCGGGCGGACTGGCGACCACCAGCGCCATCATGGCTTCGCTCAGCCAGCCGTTCTTCGGCACGCTGGCCGACCGCCTGCGGCGACCGTGGTTCGTGGTGCTGGGGCCGCTCATCACCGGGATGTTCTTCAGCTGCCTGATCCTGGCCCCCGGGCGCGGCTGGCTGGTGGCGTTGCTGGTGGTGGGCGGCCTGGGCAGCGCCATCTTCCACCCGCAGGGGGCCACGTGGGCGGCGCGCTGGTCGGGGCGTCATCGCGCGCGCGACATGGCGCTGTTCATCACCGGCGGATCCATCGGCTTCTCCATGGGTCCGGTGTTCGTTGCCACCGCGCTGCGGGTGCTGGGGGAGAAGCACATCTACCTCATGGCGCTGCCCGGGGTGCTGCTCACGCTGGCGCTCATGCCGGCGTTCCTGCGCGAGCGCGCGGAGATCCGTCACGCGGCGTCGGCGCGGGGAGTGGACGTGCGCGCGGTGCTGGGCCCGATGGTGATGCTGTTCTTCGTGGTGGTGGTGCGCTCGGGCGTAAACCAGGCACTCACCAACTTCCTGCCGCTGTTGCTGGCGCACCGTGGAGGCGATCCCATGGCCGGTGCGGTGCCCACCACGCTCTATCTCCTGGCGGGCGCGCTGGGCGGTCTCGCGGGCGGGCCGCTGGCGGACCGCTTCGGCCGGCGCAACGTAATCCTGTGGTCCATGATCCCCACGGCGCCATGCATTCTGGGGTTCCTGCACCTGCACGGCGCGGCCTCGTGGGCGTGCCTGATGCTGAGCGGGCTCATACTCCAGGTGTCGCTGCCGGTGAACGTGGTGTACGCGCAGGAGCTGATGCCGAGGCAGATGAGCACCGTCTCGGGCCTGATGATGGGGTTCGCCTGGGGGGTGTCATCCTTGCTGCTGGCGCCCATCGGCTGGACCGCCGACCACCTGGGGCTCACCGTGGCGCTCACGACGGTGGCGGCGCTGCCGTTGGTGGGAGCCTTGCTCGCGGTGCTGCTGCCGAATGATCGGGGGAAGGGGATGGCGGTTCCGGTGGCGTGA
- a CDS encoding DMT family transporter translates to MLAAQGAAGLGHAAGDRVQPGRLLPGLGRAGAGGVAGPQEFLWLGRAWAGWGVLYLLAAVPTLLGFGLYNVSLSLLPSSVANLVLTTEPVFTAAIAYALLGERLTMVQIGGSAMILAGVVFLQLHERWRLASAQSASAESASR, encoded by the coding sequence CTGCTGGCTGCTCAAGGAGCGGCTGGACTGGGCCATGCTGCTGGCGATCGTGTTCAGCCTGGCAGGCTGCTTCCTGGTCTCGGGCGCGCTGGAGCCGGCGGCGTGGCGGGCCCGCAGGAATTCCTGTGGCTGGGCCGCGCGTGGGCCGGCTGGGGGGTCCTGTACCTGCTGGCCGCGGTGCCCACGCTGCTGGGCTTCGGGTTGTACAACGTGAGCCTCTCGCTGCTGCCCTCCAGCGTGGCGAATCTGGTATTGACCACCGAGCCGGTGTTCACCGCGGCGATCGCCTACGCGCTGCTGGGGGAGCGGCTGACGATGGTGCAGATCGGCGGGAGCGCGATGATCCTCGCTGGGGTGGTGTTCCTGCAGCTGCATGAGCGGTGGCGGCTCGCCTCCGCGCAGTCGGCGTCGGCGGAATCTGCATCCCGGTAG
- a CDS encoding glycosyltransferase family 2 protein, whose protein sequence is MVFPGTPEGGVGTHSAVKPENPDRIGLLGRFLLANAVALGWAALSVWLAQRWSQELAVYVGPVPAWATVLFIAIIPGYLNMLLLMSLALYRQDTLKLDILYPPVTILIAAYNEEDCIRDTMRGIRQQEYANQIEVILVDDGSTDRTVELARELGPPNLKVLPAPHGGKANALNLGLEKALFNTVVTIDADTFLYRNAVQRIVARLLSHPNNAAVAGHVLAKNERASRMARLQSWDYMLAIASVKRQQGLFRGTLVAQGAFSAFRRNCLREVKGWQDRIGEDIVLTWALLSRGYRVDYEPTAFSFTNVPTHLRGFARQRQRWARGMIEGFKSHLDIIWKQRSYSAFFVALDLLFPLIDFFYTFVFLPGVVLACFGYRFIAGPLTLLVLPITLLIVLVMFRSQKRFLDQAGLKIRRNPWGLVGYVMIYQVLMSPICVAGYFKEAFGWRRKW, encoded by the coding sequence ATGGTCTTTCCCGGAACCCCCGAGGGCGGGGTCGGCACTCATTCCGCCGTGAAGCCCGAGAATCCCGACCGCATCGGGCTCCTCGGCCGCTTCCTGCTGGCCAACGCCGTGGCGCTGGGCTGGGCGGCGCTGTCCGTGTGGCTGGCGCAGCGCTGGTCGCAGGAGCTCGCGGTCTACGTGGGCCCGGTGCCGGCGTGGGCCACGGTGCTGTTCATCGCCATCATCCCCGGCTACCTCAACATGCTGCTGCTGATGAGCCTGGCGCTGTACCGGCAGGATACGCTGAAGCTCGACATTCTCTATCCCCCGGTGACCATCCTCATCGCGGCTTACAACGAGGAGGACTGCATCCGCGACACCATGCGCGGGATCCGCCAGCAGGAGTACGCCAACCAGATCGAGGTGATCCTGGTGGACGACGGCTCGACCGACCGCACGGTGGAGCTGGCGCGCGAGCTCGGCCCGCCGAACCTCAAGGTGCTGCCGGCACCCCACGGCGGCAAGGCCAACGCGCTGAACCTGGGGCTGGAGAAGGCGTTGTTCAACACCGTGGTGACCATTGACGCGGACACGTTCCTGTACCGGAACGCCGTGCAGCGCATCGTCGCCCGGCTCCTGTCGCACCCCAACAACGCCGCGGTGGCCGGGCACGTGCTGGCCAAGAACGAGCGCGCCTCGCGCATGGCGCGGCTGCAGAGCTGGGACTACATGCTGGCCATCGCCTCCGTGAAGCGCCAGCAGGGGCTGTTTCGCGGCACGCTGGTGGCGCAGGGCGCATTCAGCGCGTTCCGCCGCAACTGCCTGCGCGAGGTGAAGGGCTGGCAGGACCGCATCGGCGAGGACATCGTGCTCACGTGGGCGCTGCTGAGCCGCGGCTACCGCGTGGACTACGAGCCCACCGCGTTCTCCTTCACCAACGTGCCCACGCACCTGCGCGGCTTCGCGCGCCAGCGCCAGCGCTGGGCGCGGGGCATGATCGAGGGCTTCAAGTCGCACCTGGACATCATCTGGAAGCAACGCAGCTACAGCGCGTTCTTCGTGGCGCTGGATCTGCTGTTCCCGCTCATAGACTTCTTCTACACCTTCGTGTTCCTGCCCGGCGTGGTGCTGGCGTGCTTCGGCTACCGGTTCATCGCCGGGCCATTGACATTGCTGGTGCTGCCAATCACATTGCTGATCGTGCTGGTGATGTTCCGCAGCCAGAAGCGGTTCCTGGACCAGGCGGGCCTCAAGATCCGCCGCAATCCGTGGGGGCTGGTGGGCTACGTGATGATCTACCAGGTGCTGATGTCCCCGATCTGCGTGGCCGGCTACTTCAAGGAGGCGTTTGGGTGGAGGCGGAAATGGTGA
- the hemG gene encoding protoporphyrinogen oxidase, producing MKNIVVIGGGLTGLSAAFHLKEDAAPGMAPRVELLEAAPRLGGKVWTLEEDGYRVEWAANGWLGSARFATELALRAGLEGEIVVAGSKAAKRFIYHDRRLHAIVPDPVGFFASPMLSLGGKLRILGEPFIPQKKDGVDESVEAFAARRIGPEAARVLVSAAVTGIFAGDSRELSLPSAFPRMAEMEAEYGSLVKALISLRLKHGKEVTAAGPRGSQLSFRRGMYTWARGLAEKVGDAARPGTPVAGLEPYAGGWRVALEGGTGLDADAVVLATDTAATVRLLRPLEPAAADTLATVSSSSVAVVALAFRGEAFGHDADGFGFLVPRGEDLRILGALWESNVFEGRAPEGDSLLRVMIGGTRSPGLLDLGDDELLRIALEDLDRACGLKAQPVRHWVVRHRPAIPQYTVGHAERIRGVDAAVARRPGLFLAGNSYRGIAVGSCMEDGRRGAAQALKHLGLAMPA from the coding sequence TTGAAGAACATCGTCGTGATTGGCGGAGGCCTCACCGGGCTGTCCGCCGCGTTTCACCTGAAGGAGGACGCCGCGCCGGGCATGGCCCCGCGCGTGGAGCTGCTCGAGGCCGCCCCGCGGCTGGGCGGAAAGGTGTGGACGCTGGAGGAGGACGGCTACCGGGTGGAGTGGGCCGCCAACGGCTGGCTGGGCTCGGCGCGTTTTGCCACGGAGCTGGCGCTGCGCGCGGGGCTGGAGGGCGAGATCGTGGTCGCCGGCTCGAAGGCCGCGAAGCGGTTCATCTACCACGACCGCCGCCTGCACGCCATCGTGCCCGACCCGGTCGGTTTCTTCGCCAGCCCGATGCTCTCCCTGGGCGGGAAGCTGCGGATCCTCGGCGAGCCGTTCATCCCGCAGAAGAAGGATGGAGTGGACGAGAGCGTGGAGGCCTTCGCGGCGCGTCGCATCGGGCCGGAGGCGGCGCGGGTGCTGGTGAGCGCGGCGGTGACCGGCATCTTCGCGGGCGATTCGCGCGAGCTGTCCCTGCCCAGCGCCTTCCCGCGCATGGCGGAGATGGAGGCGGAGTACGGCTCGCTGGTGAAGGCCCTGATCTCGCTGCGCCTCAAGCACGGGAAGGAAGTCACCGCGGCGGGCCCGCGGGGCAGCCAGTTGAGCTTCCGCCGCGGGATGTACACGTGGGCCCGCGGGCTGGCCGAGAAGGTGGGAGACGCCGCGCGGCCCGGCACGCCGGTCGCAGGCCTCGAACCGTACGCGGGCGGCTGGCGCGTGGCGCTGGAGGGTGGCACCGGCCTGGACGCCGACGCCGTGGTGCTGGCCACCGACACCGCGGCGACCGTGCGCCTGCTGCGTCCCCTGGAGCCCGCGGCGGCGGACACACTCGCCACTGTGAGCTCGAGCAGCGTCGCGGTGGTGGCGCTGGCGTTTCGCGGGGAGGCCTTCGGGCACGACGCCGACGGTTTCGGGTTCCTGGTCCCCCGGGGCGAGGACCTGCGCATCCTGGGGGCGTTGTGGGAGAGCAATGTCTTCGAAGGCCGAGCGCCGGAGGGAGACTCTTTGCTGCGCGTGATGATCGGCGGCACGCGCTCGCCCGGGCTGCTGGATCTCGGCGACGACGAACTTCTGCGGATCGCGCTGGAGGACCTCGACCGCGCCTGCGGCCTGAAGGCCCAGCCGGTCCGCCACTGGGTGGTCCGGCACCGGCCCGCCATTCCGCAGTACACCGTGGGCCACGCGGAGCGCATCCGCGGCGTGGATGCGGCCGTGGCGCGCCGCCCGGGGCTGTTCCTGGCGGGCAATTCCTACCGCGGCATCGCGGTGGGCTCGTGCATGGAGGACGGCCGGCGTGGCGCGGCCCAGGCGCTGAAGCACCTGGGCCTGGCCATGCCGGCATAG
- a CDS encoding heme lyase CcmF/NrfE family subunit, with product MILGYVLTWTGFISALAASALYLGAGLGKDSLRRYARFAFGLMAACLAASAAYLLYLIINHRFEVEYVAQYSSRELPLYYLISCFWGGQQGTFLLWAMYGGFVGLVLMATSRAWESWTMHFLGLVQCFLLMLLVLKNPFLTTPMAPPDGQGLNPLLQDPWMVIHPPMLFLGFTSMVVPFVFALAALAKNDMEGWIRPVLPWALFGSLVLGTGLVMGGYWAYKVLGWGGYWGWDPVENSSLIPWLTNTALIHGVMLQRSNGSLKRTNLLLAIFSFLMVVWGTFLTRSGVLADFSVHSFLDLGITGHLVAFIVVFAVLGLGLFAWRFRSIDAGPAYSSVLSREFFTLAGVIVLAIGALMTLLGMSSPLLSRLFGPPSSVQTPYYNTVMLPLAVLAAFGSALGVVLKWRANGNQVWRKFLWPLVISGACATGLAVWRVHRPDWLILCSAAMFLLFSNLWAYLGRQQKDPVKAGPYLAHSGFALVLVGVVLSNGYATSARVQLVRGQAAHMLGYDMTYRGIKPTPDGKQMAVIDVQHGREAFTLKPRIYFSAFNQGVMRKPAIRRYPGHDLYVAPIDETNPSLIAGQMELREREVQDIGMYRARFDGLRTENQEAMMRGGSGAIYADLTLTDKDGVEHHVSPALKVSPGQQSHPGSMPGGLGQVELLGMQVGEKKVRLGFRGPGLPPGEVEVTRGEVKDLGAATVQFTGFRIPDMKEMSEGRGTVFADLQVTPRGGRPQVVAPAISIAPPTDETVKAKLPDGAGEVKIVDLKADEGVVKLDWANVPGLGDVPPALEVEVTLKPLIAFFWVGTLMVSVGFLLTLFRRARDYSKVKTA from the coding sequence GTGATCCTGGGATATGTGCTCACCTGGACCGGGTTCATCTCGGCCCTGGCGGCCTCGGCCCTGTACCTGGGGGCCGGGCTGGGCAAGGACTCGCTCCGACGGTATGCCCGCTTCGCATTCGGCCTCATGGCGGCGTGCCTGGCGGCCTCCGCGGCCTACCTGCTGTACCTGATCATCAACCACCGCTTCGAGGTCGAATACGTCGCGCAGTACAGCTCGCGCGAGCTGCCGCTGTATTACCTCATCTCGTGCTTCTGGGGCGGCCAGCAGGGCACCTTCCTGCTGTGGGCGATGTACGGCGGTTTCGTGGGCCTGGTGCTCATGGCCACCTCGCGCGCCTGGGAATCCTGGACCATGCACTTCCTGGGCCTGGTCCAGTGCTTCCTGCTGATGCTGCTGGTGCTCAAGAACCCGTTCCTCACCACGCCCATGGCGCCCCCCGACGGACAGGGCCTGAACCCGCTGCTGCAGGACCCGTGGATGGTGATCCACCCGCCGATGCTGTTCCTGGGCTTCACCAGCATGGTGGTGCCGTTCGTGTTCGCCCTGGCCGCGCTGGCGAAGAACGACATGGAAGGCTGGATCCGTCCGGTGCTGCCGTGGGCGCTCTTCGGCAGCCTGGTCCTGGGCACCGGCCTGGTCATGGGCGGTTACTGGGCCTACAAGGTGCTCGGCTGGGGCGGCTACTGGGGCTGGGACCCGGTGGAGAATTCCTCGCTGATCCCGTGGCTCACCAACACCGCCCTCATCCACGGAGTGATGCTGCAGCGCTCCAACGGCTCCCTGAAGCGAACCAACCTGCTCCTGGCCATCTTCTCGTTCCTGATGGTGGTGTGGGGCACGTTCCTCACGCGCAGCGGCGTGCTGGCCGACTTCTCGGTGCACTCCTTCCTGGACCTCGGGATCACCGGCCACCTGGTGGCCTTCATCGTGGTCTTCGCGGTGCTGGGGCTGGGGCTGTTCGCGTGGCGGTTCCGGTCCATTGACGCCGGGCCGGCGTACAGCTCCGTGCTCTCGCGCGAGTTCTTCACCCTGGCCGGGGTGATCGTGCTGGCCATCGGGGCGCTGATGACGCTGCTGGGCATGAGCTCGCCGCTGCTCTCGCGGCTGTTCGGGCCCCCCAGCTCGGTGCAGACCCCGTACTACAACACGGTGATGCTGCCGCTCGCAGTGTTGGCCGCCTTCGGCTCGGCGCTGGGAGTGGTGTTGAAGTGGCGCGCCAATGGCAACCAGGTCTGGAGGAAGTTCCTGTGGCCGCTGGTGATCTCCGGCGCCTGCGCCACCGGCCTGGCGGTGTGGCGCGTGCACCGGCCCGACTGGCTGATCCTGTGCTCCGCGGCCATGTTCCTGCTCTTCAGCAACCTGTGGGCCTACCTGGGGCGGCAGCAGAAGGACCCGGTGAAGGCGGGCCCGTACCTGGCGCACTCCGGCTTCGCGCTGGTGCTGGTCGGCGTGGTGCTCAGCAACGGCTACGCCACCTCCGCGAGGGTGCAGCTGGTCCGCGGCCAGGCGGCGCACATGCTCGGCTACGACATGACCTACCGGGGCATCAAGCCCACCCCGGACGGCAAGCAGATGGCGGTGATTGACGTGCAGCACGGTCGCGAGGCGTTCACCCTGAAGCCGCGCATCTATTTCAGCGCGTTCAACCAGGGCGTGATGCGCAAGCCCGCGATCCGCCGCTACCCGGGCCACGACCTGTACGTGGCCCCCATTGACGAGACCAACCCGTCGCTGATCGCGGGACAGATGGAGCTGCGCGAGCGCGAGGTGCAGGACATCGGCATGTACCGCGCGCGCTTCGACGGCCTGCGCACCGAGAACCAGGAGGCGATGATGCGCGGCGGGTCGGGCGCCATCTACGCCGACCTGACGCTCACCGACAAGGACGGCGTGGAGCACCACGTCTCGCCGGCGCTGAAGGTCTCGCCGGGACAGCAGTCGCACCCCGGCAGCATGCCCGGCGGCCTGGGCCAGGTGGAGTTGCTGGGCATGCAGGTGGGTGAGAAGAAGGTGCGCCTGGGCTTCCGCGGCCCCGGCCTGCCGCCCGGCGAGGTGGAGGTGACCCGCGGCGAGGTGAAGGACCTGGGCGCGGCCACGGTGCAGTTCACCGGCTTCCGCATCCCCGACATGAAGGAGATGTCGGAGGGTCGCGGCACCGTGTTCGCGGATCTCCAGGTGACCCCGCGCGGCGGCCGTCCGCAGGTGGTCGCTCCCGCCATCAGCATCGCGCCGCCGACCGACGAGACGGTGAAGGCGAAGCTGCCCGACGGCGCGGGCGAGGTGAAGATCGTGGACCTGAAGGCCGACGAGGGCGTGGTCAAGCTGGACTGGGCCAACGTCCCGGGCCTGGGCGACGTGCCCCCGGCGCTGGAGGTGGAGGTCACGCTCAAGCCCCTGATCGCGTTCTTCTGGGTGGGCACGCTGATGGTGTCGGTGGGCTTCCTGCTGACGCTCTTCCGCCGCGCGCGCGACTACAGCAAGGTGAAGACCGCGTAG
- a CDS encoding cytochrome c maturation protein CcmE: MKWTHALGLALVLGGLLVGLTVYQKSLTPYRSFKEARETRGTVQVHGTLAPASAQYDGKELVFRIKDVASPDEMQVVYTDVKPGNFDQARDIVAIGTYRDGAFHAEKLLIKCPSKYQEMQDKQKKTGGDPV; the protein is encoded by the coding sequence ATGAAATGGACGCATGCCCTGGGGCTGGCGCTGGTGCTGGGCGGGTTGCTCGTCGGGCTTACGGTATACCAGAAGTCCCTCACCCCCTACCGCAGCTTCAAGGAAGCCCGCGAGACGCGCGGCACGGTGCAGGTCCACGGAACGCTCGCCCCCGCATCCGCGCAGTACGACGGCAAGGAACTTGTCTTTCGGATCAAGGACGTGGCGAGCCCGGACGAGATGCAGGTGGTGTACACCGACGTCAAGCCCGGCAACTTCGACCAGGCCCGCGACATCGTGGCCATCGGCACGTATCGCGACGGCGCCTTCCACGCCGAGAAGCTCCTGATCAAGTGCCCGTCGAAGTACCAGGAGATGCAGGACAAGCAGAAGAAGACCGGGGGAGATCCGGTCTGA
- a CDS encoding CcmD family protein produces the protein MKDTVAVTLADSLNVGMAQRSMNDRIQADYVVMAASMLVWLGIFLYLMRLDRKSKEISKS, from the coding sequence TTGAAGGACACGGTGGCCGTGACGCTGGCCGACTCGCTGAACGTGGGGATGGCCCAGCGTTCCATGAACGATCGCATCCAGGCGGACTACGTGGTCATGGCAGCGTCCATGCTGGTCTGGCTGGGAATCTTCCTCTACCTGATGCGGCTTGACCGGAAGTCGAAGGAGATCAGCAAGTCATGA
- the ccsA gene encoding cytochrome c biogenesis protein CcsA, which produces MKTLLKYGLLLWMLAAIAAGTLYAPLAKKLFEMTRIIYPHLPVAWITVIAFALSAFWSIVYLRNRDLVADAKAAIWAELGLIACVLATLTGAVFAKGMWGSYWNWDPRETSIFLLLLIYAAYVTLRTAIEDDERRAALSATYSVIAVVTVPFLIFVVPRIYFSLHPDPLINSQGKRFMEAKMFQVVLASFAGYLAIFVWMYRIHLRMALARLRAREE; this is translated from the coding sequence ATGAAGACGCTGCTCAAGTACGGGCTGTTGCTGTGGATGCTGGCGGCCATCGCCGCCGGCACCCTGTACGCCCCGCTGGCGAAGAAGCTGTTCGAGATGACCCGGATCATCTACCCGCACCTGCCCGTGGCGTGGATCACGGTGATCGCCTTCGCCCTGTCGGCGTTCTGGAGCATCGTCTACCTGCGCAATCGCGACCTGGTGGCGGACGCCAAGGCGGCCATCTGGGCCGAGTTGGGGCTGATCGCGTGCGTGCTGGCCACGTTGACCGGCGCGGTGTTCGCGAAGGGCATGTGGGGCTCGTACTGGAACTGGGACCCGCGGGAGACCTCGATCTTCCTGCTGCTGCTCATCTACGCGGCGTACGTCACGCTGCGCACCGCCATCGAGGACGATGAGCGGCGCGCGGCGCTGTCCGCCACGTACTCGGTGATCGCCGTGGTGACGGTGCCGTTCCTGATCTTCGTGGTGCCGCGGATCTACTTCTCGCTGCACCCGGACCCGCTGATCAACAGCCAGGGGAAGCGGTTCATGGAGGCGAAGATGTTCCAGGTCGTGCTGGCCTCCTTCGCCGGCTACCTGGCGATATTCGTGTGGATGTACCGGATCCACCTGCGCATGGCGCTGGCCCGACTCCGGGCGAGGGAGGAGTAG
- a CDS encoding heme exporter protein CcmB, with protein MKTTFLSRSLGVARKDWLAERRAQSGLASTGLFALVTLAVLSFSVGPFGAGAELQAALLWIILLFSGLSGLSRVYIREVDSRTAPHLKLLAGPLETLIGKTLFNLWLLVLVELMVVPLFLVLMAPKVRDFPVLLATLALADIGLVSVSTLLAAVVAQARTRGALFSGLAIPVLIPLLLAAIGGTKAAFGVTPDARTHLVMLASLDAVLVGVSVFLIEPVWNE; from the coding sequence ATGAAGACCACCTTTCTGTCCCGGAGCCTCGGGGTGGCCCGCAAGGACTGGCTGGCGGAGCGCCGGGCGCAGTCCGGGCTGGCCAGCACGGGCCTGTTCGCGCTCGTAACGCTCGCTGTGCTATCGTTTTCCGTGGGTCCATTCGGAGCGGGGGCGGAGCTGCAGGCGGCCCTATTGTGGATCATTTTGCTCTTTTCGGGTCTCTCCGGGCTCTCGCGGGTCTACATTCGTGAGGTCGATTCCCGGACCGCCCCGCATCTAAAGCTATTGGCGGGGCCGCTCGAAACTTTGATCGGCAAGACGCTGTTCAATCTCTGGCTGCTGGTCCTGGTGGAGCTGATGGTGGTTCCGCTCTTCCTGGTCCTGATGGCCCCGAAGGTAAGGGACTTCCCGGTTCTGCTGGCCACGCTGGCGCTGGCGGACATCGGGCTGGTTTCGGTTTCGACGCTGCTGGCCGCGGTGGTGGCGCAGGCGCGTACGCGCGGGGCGCTGTTCTCCGGCCTGGCGATCCCGGTGCTGATCCCGCTGCTGCTGGCGGCCATCGGGGGGACCAAGGCGGCCTTCGGCGTGACGCCCGACGCGCGCACGCACCTGGTGATGCTCGCCTCGCTGGACGCGGTGCTGGTCGGCGTTTCGGTGTTTCTGATCGAGCCGGTGTGGAACGAATGA